In the genome of Gemmatimonadaceae bacterium, one region contains:
- a CDS encoding cyclopropane-fatty-acyl-phospholipid synthase family protein, which translates to MEELFGPPGARAFAVRYWTGETEHGMTAGREPFTLVLHHAATLRRMFWPPSELALGEAFVRGDVSVEGNVEAAAVLTGAVAERLRSARRLARLAGLLLRLPRAKPAAAAETSAGASQRRSLLGRRHTRRRDAAAIEHHYDVGNEFYSLWLDADFVYSCGYFADGVDDLDDAQRHKLDLVCRKLRLRPGESLLDIGCGWGGLIRHAVRNYGVEAHGITLSHAQAAFARERITADGLSNRCRVDVADYRSLPLAAAYDKVVSVGMFEHVGAAQLPTYFAAARRLTRPGGLFLNHGIVTLERAVPRTLAKRVAHLAWRGGRFMDRYVFPDGSLSTLSQAVAAAEAAGFETRDVESLREHYARTLRHWVARLEEHSSSAVALVGAERYRIWRLYMAASARAFATARIGVVQLLFSRATPDGSCNLPPTRADLYVPG; encoded by the coding sequence ATGGAAGAGCTTTTTGGCCCGCCAGGCGCCCGCGCGTTCGCGGTTCGCTACTGGACGGGGGAGACCGAGCACGGAATGACAGCCGGGCGCGAGCCGTTTACGCTGGTGCTGCACCACGCCGCGACGCTGCGCCGCATGTTCTGGCCGCCCTCGGAGCTCGCGCTCGGAGAGGCGTTCGTTCGCGGCGACGTGAGTGTCGAGGGGAACGTCGAAGCCGCCGCGGTACTAACCGGAGCGGTCGCGGAGCGGCTCCGCTCCGCGCGACGACTCGCGCGGCTCGCAGGGCTCCTGCTCCGTCTTCCGCGCGCGAAGCCCGCCGCGGCGGCGGAGACATCGGCCGGCGCCAGCCAGCGGCGCTCGCTGCTCGGGCGGCGTCACACTCGGCGGCGCGACGCAGCCGCGATCGAACATCACTACGATGTCGGCAACGAGTTCTACTCCCTCTGGCTCGACGCGGATTTCGTCTACTCCTGCGGTTACTTCGCGGACGGTGTGGACGATCTGGATGACGCGCAACGGCACAAGCTCGACCTCGTCTGCCGGAAACTGCGCCTCCGGCCGGGTGAGTCGCTCCTCGACATCGGCTGCGGGTGGGGCGGATTGATCCGCCACGCCGTTCGCAACTACGGAGTCGAGGCTCACGGGATCACGCTCAGCCACGCCCAGGCGGCATTCGCGCGCGAACGTATCACCGCGGATGGATTGTCAAACCGCTGCCGCGTAGACGTGGCTGACTATCGGAGTCTGCCGCTTGCTGCCGCTTATGACAAAGTCGTGAGCGTGGGCATGTTCGAGCACGTCGGCGCAGCGCAGCTCCCGACATATTTCGCCGCCGCCCGCCGCCTCACGCGGCCGGGCGGGCTGTTCCTGAACCACGGTATCGTCACGCTCGAACGCGCCGTGCCGCGCACGCTCGCGAAGCGGGTCGCCCACCTCGCGTGGCGTGGCGGGAGGTTCATGGATCGGTACGTCTTCCCCGACGGCTCCCTCTCTACGTTGAGCCAGGCGGTGGCGGCCGCCGAAGCGGCCGGGTTCGAGACGCGTGACGTGGAGAGCCTGCGCGAGCATTACGCGCGCACGCTGCGCCACTGGGTCGCCCGGCTCGAGGAGCATTCATCGAGTGCCGTCGCGCTGGTCGGAGCGGAGCGATACCGGATCTGGCGCTTGTACATGGCGGCATCCGCGCGCGCGTTCGCGACAGCGCGCATCGGCGTCGTGCAGCTCCTGTTCTCGCGCGCGACTCCGGACGGCTCCTGCAACCTGCCGCCGACCCGGGCGGATCTCTATGTGCCCGGGTGA
- a CDS encoding ribose-phosphate pyrophosphokinase gives MRLLLLPLPGNEKMCDALEAALGHFVPDPPGRETVAFRRFPDGESYVRINTPIAGRAVAIVCTLDRPDDKVLPLLFLVETARDLGAASVGLIAPYLAYMRQDRRFIDGEGVTSAYFAALLSRAVDWLVTVDPHLHRRASLSEIYSIPAEVVRAAPHVAGWIRSNVQRPLLIGPDEESAQWVAAVAEAAGAPSVVLQKVRRGDRDVSVTVPDLSRWRDHTPVLVDDIVSTARTMIETVHHLQREGVAAPVCVAVHPVFVAGAYDELRRAGAARIVSCNTIPHPSNAIDLSSELAGAVDARYAVSDGRPG, from the coding sequence ATGAGGCTTCTGCTGCTCCCGCTTCCGGGCAACGAGAAAATGTGTGATGCGCTGGAGGCGGCGCTCGGCCACTTTGTTCCGGATCCGCCTGGGCGCGAGACTGTCGCTTTCCGCCGTTTCCCCGACGGCGAGAGTTACGTGCGCATCAACACGCCCATCGCCGGCCGTGCCGTGGCGATCGTCTGTACGCTCGATCGCCCCGACGATAAGGTCTTGCCGCTGCTATTTCTGGTGGAGACGGCGCGGGACCTTGGCGCGGCCAGCGTCGGCCTCATCGCGCCGTACCTGGCCTACATGCGGCAGGACCGGCGCTTCATCGACGGGGAAGGAGTGACGTCGGCGTACTTCGCCGCGCTGCTATCCCGGGCCGTCGACTGGCTTGTCACCGTGGATCCGCATCTTCACCGGCGGGCCTCGCTGTCCGAGATCTACAGCATTCCCGCCGAAGTCGTTCGCGCGGCGCCGCACGTAGCCGGGTGGATTCGGTCCAATGTCCAGCGCCCGCTGTTGATCGGTCCCGATGAGGAGAGCGCGCAGTGGGTGGCCGCGGTAGCCGAGGCGGCAGGCGCGCCCTCGGTTGTGCTGCAGAAGGTTCGGCGCGGCGATCGTGACGTCTCGGTCACAGTTCCAGACCTGAGCCGATGGCGCGATCATACGCCGGTCCTCGTCGACGACATCGTCTCGACGGCGCGAACGATGATCGAGACCGTGCACCATCTTCAGCGCGAGGGCGTGGCTGCGCCCGTGTGCGTCGCGGTTCATCCGGTGTTCGTCGCCGGCGCCTACGACGAGCTGCGGCGGGCGGGCGCGGCACGGATCGTCAGCTGTAATACGATCCCGCACCCATCCAACGCCATCGATCTTTCCTCGGAGCTTGCGGGCGCGGTTGACGCCCGGTACGCCGTCTCCGACGGGCGACCCGGATAG
- a CDS encoding thymidine phosphorylase family protein, which translates to MTAVAREHTASSLRLRRLGIDTYQEPVVYMAADCPVCRSEGWSAQARVLVSFGGRSVIATLNVVTGSLLAPDEVSLSDAAWAILGVEEGDNVAASHPRPVTSLALVRRKLYGERLAAGDFAPIIRDIVAGRYSAIELTAFVAACAGGRLDFGETVALTRAMIEVGDRLTWTHPVVVDKHSVGGLPGNRTTMLVVPIVTAAGLVMPKTSSRAITSPAGTADAMETVAPVALDIAGMRRVVEREGGCIVWSGAVRLSPADDAIIRIERPLNLDSDGQLVASVLSKKAAAGSTHVVIDMPVGPTAKVRSSDAARTLGAILTAVGREIGLTVEVCEGDGSQPVGRGIGPALEARDVLTVLRGEPAAPADLRDRALVLAGRIIEVGRGLVPGAGEPIAGELLHSGRALRKFEAICEAQGGMREPPVAAYRHAVEAARDGVLTSIDNRRLALAAKLAGAPAAKSAGMELHVRLSDSVAAGQPLFTLHAESPGELEYALAYVAGNSDILVIGAQDT; encoded by the coding sequence GTGACAGCAGTGGCGCGGGAGCATACGGCCAGCTCACTGCGATTGCGGCGGCTCGGCATCGATACATACCAGGAGCCGGTCGTGTACATGGCCGCGGACTGTCCGGTGTGCCGCTCCGAGGGATGGTCCGCGCAGGCTCGCGTGCTGGTCTCGTTCGGCGGCCGGTCGGTGATCGCCACACTCAACGTTGTCACCGGATCGCTGCTGGCGCCCGACGAAGTGAGCCTCTCCGACGCCGCGTGGGCGATTCTCGGCGTCGAGGAGGGGGATAATGTCGCCGCTTCCCACCCGCGGCCGGTTACGTCGCTCGCGCTCGTGCGCAGAAAGCTGTATGGCGAGCGACTCGCAGCGGGTGATTTCGCGCCCATCATACGCGACATAGTCGCCGGGCGGTACTCGGCCATCGAGCTCACCGCGTTCGTCGCTGCCTGCGCCGGCGGCCGGTTGGACTTCGGCGAAACGGTCGCGCTTACCAGGGCGATGATCGAGGTCGGCGACCGGCTCACCTGGACGCATCCGGTCGTGGTGGACAAGCACTCCGTGGGAGGACTTCCGGGCAATCGGACGACGATGCTCGTCGTGCCCATCGTGACCGCGGCGGGACTGGTCATGCCCAAGACGTCGTCCCGCGCGATTACGTCACCTGCCGGGACCGCGGATGCGATGGAGACCGTTGCGCCGGTCGCGCTCGACATTGCGGGAATGCGGCGCGTGGTCGAGCGGGAGGGCGGCTGCATAGTCTGGAGTGGCGCGGTGCGATTGAGCCCGGCGGACGACGCGATCATTCGCATCGAGCGGCCGCTCAACCTCGACAGCGACGGCCAGCTGGTCGCGTCGGTGCTATCGAAGAAGGCGGCGGCCGGCTCGACGCACGTCGTGATCGACATGCCCGTCGGCCCGACGGCAAAGGTGCGAAGCAGCGACGCAGCCAGGACGCTCGGCGCGATCCTGACTGCAGTGGGACGGGAAATCGGGTTGACGGTGGAAGTGTGCGAAGGCGATGGGTCGCAGCCGGTGGGTCGGGGGATCGGCCCCGCGCTCGAAGCCCGGGACGTGCTCACGGTGCTGCGCGGCGAACCCGCCGCTCCGGCCGACCTCCGCGACCGCGCGCTCGTGCTCGCCGGCCGCATCATCGAGGTCGGCCGCGGCCTGGTGCCGGGGGCGGGGGAGCCGATTGCGGGGGAGCTACTCCATTCCGGGCGCGCGCTACGGAAATTCGAGGCGATCTGCGAGGCGCAGGGTGGAATGCGTGAGCCGCCGGTCGCCGCGTACCGTCATGCGGTGGAGGCTGCTCGCGACGGTGTCCTCACCTCGATCGACAATCGCCGGCTCGCGCTCGCCGCGAAGCTGGCCGGCGCGCCGGCCGCCAAGTCGGCCGGCATGGAGCTCCACGTGCGGCTCAGTGATTCGGTCGCGGCCGGGCAACCCCTCTTCACGCTGCACGCGGAGTCGCCGGGCGAGCTCGAATACGCGCTAGCCTATGTGGCCGGTAACAGCGACATCCTTGTCATCGGAGCCCAAGACACATGA
- a CDS encoding universal stress protein, with translation MYTSIAVPLDGSAFGRRALPAALALARRSDAAVHLVHVHEPVVYSGSASMHETRLDSELRREMRTDLSALAEQLTRETSLPVKAEFLDGPVVPTLQRYLAGRSHDLVVMMTHGRGGLSRAWLGSVADGLLRGTPVPLLLVRSGAEWPGDLLEPLFRRVLIPLDGSAMAEEVLDIVLSLGTPDVTVYTLLTVVVPPPLLAQSYPGSEPFTLASDVEPRVAEELAYLNRTAEELRESGALVETRVVVHQRPAACILEYAEQQDIDLIALSAHGRGALSRFFLGSVADKVVRGAAVPVLVRRPAHDPDQLG, from the coding sequence ATGTACACTTCGATCGCTGTTCCGCTCGACGGCTCCGCATTCGGAAGGCGTGCGCTGCCAGCCGCGCTCGCGCTGGCTCGCCGCAGCGATGCGGCAGTGCACCTCGTGCACGTGCACGAACCGGTCGTGTACTCCGGCAGCGCATCGATGCACGAAACGCGGCTTGACAGTGAGCTGCGGCGGGAGATGCGGACGGACCTGAGCGCTCTCGCGGAGCAGCTCACACGGGAAACGTCGCTACCGGTGAAAGCGGAATTCCTGGACGGGCCGGTAGTTCCCACGCTCCAGCGATATCTCGCCGGGCGCTCCCACGATCTGGTGGTGATGATGACGCACGGACGGGGCGGACTGAGCCGCGCCTGGCTGGGCAGCGTTGCGGACGGACTCCTGCGCGGCACGCCGGTGCCGCTGCTGCTGGTGCGATCCGGGGCGGAATGGCCGGGCGATCTTCTCGAGCCGCTCTTTCGCCGCGTTCTGATTCCGCTCGACGGCTCCGCGATGGCCGAGGAGGTGCTGGATATCGTACTGTCGCTTGGGACACCGGACGTTACCGTGTACACGCTGCTGACCGTCGTGGTGCCACCGCCGCTGCTAGCTCAATCGTATCCGGGCTCCGAACCCTTTACCCTGGCATCCGATGTCGAGCCTCGCGTCGCCGAGGAACTGGCATACCTGAACCGGACGGCCGAAGAGCTGCGCGAGAGCGGTGCCCTGGTGGAGACAAGGGTAGTGGTGCATCAGCGGCCGGCAGCTTGCATTCTCGAGTATGCGGAGCAGCAGGACATTGACTTGATCGCGCTGTCCGCACACGGGCGCGGCGCCTTATCGCGGTTTTTCCTCGGCAGCGTCGCCGACAAGGTAGTGCGCGGTGCCGCCGTGCCCGTTCTGGTTCGCCGCCCCGCGCACGACCCTGACCAGCTAGGCTAA
- a CDS encoding heavy metal-associated domain-containing protein codes for MDPLTIPIRGMSCDNCVREVGEAIRRVPGVLSADVSIGSATVAYDPAIANGAVIAAAIAFAGYTPQEA; via the coding sequence ATGGATCCGCTTACCATACCCATCCGCGGCATGAGCTGCGACAACTGCGTGCGCGAAGTCGGGGAGGCAATCCGCCGCGTTCCCGGCGTGCTGAGCGCGGACGTCAGCATCGGGTCTGCGACTGTTGCGTACGATCCGGCGATCGCCAACGGTGCCGTCATCGCCGCTGCGATCGCGTTCGCCGGCTATACGCCGCAGGAGGCGTGA
- a CDS encoding glucoamylase family protein, with translation MTAADFFRAGDKARADHGEGHVNHRKPTTDADLDQLQHESFNYFLYEANASNGLVIDKTAPDWPASIAATGLALAAYPVGVERGYMSRAAAVERTLTTLRFFWNSSQGPELDATGYKGFYYHFLDMHTGRRARQCELSTVDSTFLLAGALAARLYFDADTSDEREIRSLADALYRRADWQWALDGGSTVTHGWRPESGFLEYRWEGYDEALLLYVLGLGSPTHPLPEASYPAWCSTYEWKRIYGQEYLYAGSLFTHQLSHVWIDFRGIQDAFMRDKGIDYFENSRRATYVQQQYAIENPLEFEGYAADCWGITASEGPGPGSMRVNGIEREFFDYVARGVPYGPDDGTIAPWAVVASLPFAPEIALPMLGYCIHEAKLTQPNPYGFKASFNQTFPGEGDTPLGWVSPWHFGLNQGPIVLMIENYRTGLLWRLMRGCPYLISGLRRAGFSGSWV, from the coding sequence GTGACCGCTGCCGACTTTTTCCGCGCTGGCGACAAGGCGCGTGCAGACCACGGTGAAGGCCATGTGAACCACCGAAAGCCAACCACCGATGCCGATCTGGACCAGCTCCAGCACGAATCGTTCAACTACTTCCTGTATGAGGCGAACGCCAGCAACGGGCTGGTGATCGACAAGACAGCGCCGGACTGGCCCGCGAGCATCGCCGCCACCGGCCTGGCGCTCGCGGCATATCCCGTCGGGGTCGAGCGGGGTTACATGTCGCGTGCCGCGGCAGTAGAACGAACGCTCACCACGCTGCGCTTCTTCTGGAACAGCTCGCAAGGTCCGGAGCTGGATGCCACCGGCTATAAAGGGTTCTATTACCACTTTCTCGATATGCATACCGGCCGGCGCGCCCGGCAATGCGAGCTGTCAACGGTGGACAGCACGTTTCTGTTGGCCGGCGCATTGGCGGCGCGACTTTATTTTGACGCGGATACGTCCGACGAGCGGGAGATCCGCTCCCTGGCCGACGCGCTGTATCGCCGCGCGGATTGGCAATGGGCGCTGGATGGAGGCTCGACCGTAACTCACGGCTGGAGGCCCGAGAGCGGCTTTCTCGAATATCGATGGGAAGGCTACGACGAGGCGTTGCTGCTCTATGTCCTTGGACTAGGCTCGCCCACGCATCCCTTGCCGGAGGCGAGCTACCCGGCGTGGTGTTCCACCTACGAGTGGAAACGGATTTACGGCCAGGAGTATCTCTACGCCGGGTCGTTGTTCACCCACCAGCTCTCGCATGTCTGGATCGACTTTCGCGGCATCCAGGATGCCTTCATGCGTGATAAAGGCATTGACTATTTCGAGAACAGCCGCCGCGCTACGTACGTGCAGCAACAGTACGCGATCGAGAACCCGCTGGAGTTCGAGGGCTATGCTGCCGATTGCTGGGGTATCACCGCCAGCGAAGGTCCCGGTCCAGGCAGCATGAGGGTCAATGGCATCGAGCGGGAGTTCTTCGATTACGTGGCGCGCGGCGTACCGTACGGACCGGACGACGGGACCATTGCGCCGTGGGCCGTGGTGGCGTCGTTGCCGTTTGCGCCCGAGATCGCGCTGCCGATGCTCGGCTATTGCATTCACGAGGCGAAGCTGACACAGCCGAATCCATACGGCTTCAAAGCGTCGTTCAACCAGACCTTCCCCGGAGAAGGAGACACTCCGCTCGGCTGGGTATCGCCGTGGCATTTCGGGCTGAACCAGGGCCCGATCGTTCTGATGATCGAGAATTATCGCACGGGCTTGTTATGGCGGTTGATGCGAGGGTGCCCGTATCTGATCAGCGGCTTGCGGCGTGCGGGATTTTCCGGGAGTTGGGTATAG
- the zwf gene encoding glucose-6-phosphate dehydrogenase — MSSPVPPATPDTGDPGRGNGVTESCTIVVFGASGDLTRRMVMPAIFRLARRGLLAPEFRLIGYARTRLTDDEFRALVRKAALREPREGDEAAWSDFAGRLSYIAAEYDRGDLQGYMELARRLEQHGSGAGAGAGARRLFYLATPPALFAPIMNHLSDAKLAGTAYQPAAGGWARVVVEKPFGHELASARSLNAELARNYDENDVYRIDHYLGKEIVQNLFALRFANAIFEPVWNRNYIDHVQITAGETLGVEGRGGYYETAGALRDMVQNHLMQLCALVAIEPPAEWNPRAVRDEKVKVLRAVRTIPPDDVGSSAVRGQYGAGFIAGEPVSAYREEEKVSAASYVETYAALRLHIDNMRWAGVPFYLRSGKRLPKRATEIVVEFRPAPHTPFLPGGAGGSGVRPNKLVASISPHEGVVLQVEGKLPGQDMQLRRIDLDYCYTRDPKAAESPSAYEHLLLDALRGDPTFFARADEVEAAWEIVQPVLAKWEAERATNFPNYAAGSAGPLAADKLLALDGRRWHSPEE; from the coding sequence ATGAGCTCCCCGGTGCCACCGGCGACTCCCGACACCGGCGACCCTGGCCGCGGCAATGGCGTAACCGAGTCCTGCACGATCGTCGTCTTCGGCGCTTCCGGGGACCTGACGCGACGAATGGTGATGCCTGCCATCTTTCGACTCGCGCGGCGCGGTCTCTTAGCCCCCGAGTTTCGCCTGATTGGCTATGCGCGCACCAGGCTGACGGACGACGAGTTCCGTGCGCTGGTGCGAAAGGCTGCGCTGCGCGAGCCGCGGGAAGGGGACGAGGCGGCGTGGAGTGATTTTGCCGGCCGACTGTCCTATATCGCTGCCGAGTACGACCGCGGCGACTTGCAAGGCTACATGGAGCTCGCGCGGCGGCTGGAGCAGCATGGCAGCGGAGCGGGAGCGGGGGCGGGGGCGCGGCGGCTCTTCTATCTCGCCACGCCGCCCGCGCTGTTTGCGCCGATCATGAACCACCTGAGCGATGCAAAGCTCGCCGGCACTGCATACCAGCCCGCCGCCGGAGGCTGGGCTCGCGTCGTCGTCGAAAAACCATTCGGGCACGAGCTGGCGTCGGCCCGTTCGCTCAATGCCGAGCTTGCCCGCAACTACGATGAGAACGATGTCTATCGCATCGATCATTACCTCGGCAAGGAAATCGTGCAAAACCTCTTCGCGCTCCGTTTCGCCAACGCCATCTTCGAGCCCGTCTGGAATCGCAATTACATAGATCACGTTCAGATCACGGCGGGAGAGACGCTTGGCGTTGAGGGGCGGGGAGGTTACTACGAAACGGCCGGCGCTCTGCGCGACATGGTGCAGAACCACCTAATGCAACTCTGCGCCCTCGTGGCCATCGAGCCCCCCGCCGAATGGAACCCGCGCGCCGTACGCGATGAAAAAGTGAAAGTGTTGCGCGCCGTCCGGACAATCCCGCCGGACGATGTCGGCAGCTCCGCCGTGCGCGGGCAGTACGGCGCGGGCTTCATCGCAGGCGAGCCGGTGTCAGCCTATCGCGAGGAGGAGAAAGTATCAGCGGCCTCCTACGTGGAGACCTACGCTGCGCTCAGGCTCCACATTGATAACATGCGCTGGGCGGGAGTGCCCTTCTACCTGCGGTCCGGTAAACGCCTGCCGAAGCGCGCGACCGAGATCGTGGTTGAGTTCAGGCCTGCGCCCCACACTCCGTTCCTTCCCGGCGGAGCCGGCGGCTCAGGAGTGCGCCCGAACAAGCTCGTCGCCAGCATCTCTCCGCACGAGGGGGTTGTCCTGCAGGTGGAGGGGAAACTGCCGGGACAGGACATGCAGCTCCGGCGCATCGACCTCGACTACTGCTATACGCGCGACCCGAAGGCGGCGGAGTCGCCGTCCGCTTACGAGCATCTTCTCCTCGACGCGCTGCGCGGCGATCCAACGTTCTTTGCCCGCGCAGATGAAGTCGAAGCCGCGTGGGAGATCGTGCAGCCGGTGCTCGCCAAGTGGGAAGCGGAAAGAGCGACGAACTTCCCGAATTACGCGGCTGGCTCCGCGGGTCCCCTGGCGGCTGACAAGCTGCTCGCCCTCGACGGGCGGCGCTGGCATTCGCCCGAAGAATGA
- the gndA gene encoding NADP-dependent phosphogluconate dehydrogenase, with translation MAALTAVASPSAEIGVVGLGVMGENLALNIEDHGYKVALWTRTDGKVQGFIERSGANKQLVGTRTLGEFVAALAPPHRILLMVTAGEPVDQMLDKLTPYLSPGDVVIDGGNSFFRDTQRREAAMRVRGVSFVGMGVSGGEEGARFGPSLMPGGARAAYDLLRPILESISAKTDSGPSVTYVGPDGAGHYVKMVHNGIEYGVMQLIAEAYDVLRRGVALPANEMADIFAEWNNGPLESYLIDVAAKVLAARDPETGNPLVEMILDQAGQKGTGKWTAQSALDLGVPIPTIAAAIDARILSSMKAERLIASTLLTSAAMGRITEDSREMVRAVRDALRGATVCAYAQGMSLLRVASGEYGWGVDLREIARIWKGGCIIRARLLDTLMHAFERAPDLPNLLLDADVRPWLAEAEPGWRRTVSAGVAAGIPLPAMTAALSYFDGYRTARLPQNLTQAQRDFFGAHTYQRVDRPEDGFVHTDWPGLIGQSARGRPE, from the coding sequence GTGGCAGCGTTGACGGCGGTGGCATCGCCGTCCGCGGAGATAGGAGTCGTCGGCCTCGGTGTCATGGGCGAGAACCTCGCGCTCAACATCGAGGATCACGGCTACAAGGTCGCGCTCTGGACCCGCACCGACGGGAAGGTGCAAGGCTTTATCGAGAGGAGCGGTGCGAACAAGCAACTGGTCGGCACGCGGACGCTCGGGGAGTTTGTCGCGGCACTGGCGCCACCGCACCGCATCCTGCTGATGGTGACGGCCGGCGAGCCCGTGGACCAGATGCTCGACAAACTGACCCCGTACCTGTCGCCCGGCGATGTCGTGATCGACGGCGGCAACTCGTTTTTCCGTGACACCCAGCGGCGCGAAGCCGCTATGCGCGTCCGGGGCGTCAGTTTCGTCGGGATGGGCGTTTCCGGCGGCGAGGAGGGGGCGCGCTTCGGTCCGTCGCTGATGCCGGGTGGCGCGCGCGCCGCGTATGACCTCCTGCGGCCGATCCTCGAATCGATTTCCGCGAAGACGGATTCCGGCCCCAGCGTGACCTACGTCGGACCGGACGGCGCCGGCCACTACGTGAAGATGGTCCACAACGGCATAGAGTACGGCGTCATGCAGCTGATCGCCGAGGCGTACGACGTGCTCCGCCGCGGCGTCGCACTGCCGGCGAATGAAATGGCTGACATCTTCGCCGAGTGGAACAACGGACCGCTCGAGTCATATCTCATCGACGTCGCGGCGAAGGTGCTCGCTGCTCGCGATCCTGAGACCGGGAATCCGCTTGTCGAGATGATCCTGGACCAGGCCGGACAGAAAGGGACCGGCAAATGGACCGCGCAGTCCGCGCTCGACCTCGGCGTACCGATTCCCACAATCGCGGCGGCGATTGATGCGCGCATCCTGTCCAGCATGAAGGCCGAACGCCTGATCGCCAGCACGTTGCTCACGAGCGCGGCAATGGGCCGCATCACGGAGGACTCGCGCGAAATGGTCCGCGCCGTCCGCGACGCCCTCCGCGGTGCGACTGTCTGCGCGTACGCGCAGGGGATGAGCCTGCTGCGCGTGGCATCCGGGGAGTACGGCTGGGGCGTGGACCTGCGGGAGATCGCGCGTATCTGGAAAGGCGGGTGCATCATCCGCGCGCGGCTGCTCGATACGCTCATGCACGCGTTCGAGCGAGCGCCAGATCTACCAAACCTGCTGCTCGATGCCGACGTCCGTCCGTGGCTGGCGGAAGCCGAGCCAGGGTGGCGGCGCACAGTGTCGGCTGGAGTCGCGGCAGGCATTCCCTTGCCGGCGATGACGGCGGCCCTCTCGTATTTCGACGGCTATCGCACCGCGCGGTTGCCGCAAAACCTGACCCAGGCTCAGCGCGACTTCTTCGGCGCGCACACTTATCAGCGCGTCGATCGGCCGGAGGACGGGTTCGTCCACACCGACTGGCCCGGCTTGATCGGGCAGTCCGCGCGGGGCCGACCGGAATGA